Proteins encoded within one genomic window of Drosophila willistoni isolate 14030-0811.24 chromosome XL unlocalized genomic scaffold, UCI_dwil_1.1 Seg141, whole genome shotgun sequence:
- the LOC6648606 gene encoding B-cell CLL/lymphoma 7 protein family member A, giving the protein MSRSVRAETRSRAKDDIKRVMQAVDKVRHWEKKWVTISDTTMKIYKWVPISSNSEKKSKLQLSNKLSDKENSLKGTPTPPQITPSYAGLTAEDSNTCFSVVSDSQGADFVSSMPFSEDSNSQGSDGPVKRLKTSD; this is encoded by the exons ATGTCACGCAGCGTGCGCGCCGAGACACGCAGCCGGGCCAAGGATGACATCAAGCGTGTGATGCAGGCGGTGGACAAGGTTCGCCATTGGGAAAAGAAATGGGTCACTATCAGCGATACGACAATGAAGATTTACAAATGGGTTCCCATCTCGTCCAACAGTGAAAAGAAATCTAAACTGCAATTAAGTAACAAGCTCAGTGACAAGGAGAATTCGCTAAAAGGCACACCCACACCGCCACAAATAACACCCAGTTATGCGGGTCTCACGGCGGAGGATTCAAATACCT GTTTTTCCGTAGTCTCGGATAGTCAGGGAGCCGATTTTGTTAGCAGCATGCCCTTCTCCGAGGATTCGAATTCACAAGGCAGCGATGGTCCTGTGAAACGTCTGAAAACGAGTGATTAA